From the genome of Candidatus Bathyarchaeota archaeon:
TCGGTCATGAGAGGATTTTCAGTTACAATCAGCGAGTAGGCGAGTTTTTGGAGAATTTTTTTGAGAAAATGGGAGAGAAGTACATTCACTTAGTTAAGAGAGATTCGCGGGGTAGAATTGATTTAGAGGTTAGAAGCTTCGATGGAAGGGAGATAACAGATCCTGTTTTGCGACAAACACGTGGAAGCATCCTTATGAGTGGATTTCTCTCTCCGCCAAAAGTCTATAGAGACTTGATGTTTTATGAAAGGAATGACGTCTGTCTCAGAGAGTTTGACTCTCCTTTTCCACCTGAAAACAGGTTGATTTTAATTGCGGAGGATGTGTCGTCAAGGTTTGAAAAAAGAACTAGCAAAATGCTTGAGAAGTGGAAAGATTATATTGAGGCCATATTCAAGGCGAACGAAGGGAACGTTGCCGTCTTCTTTACAAGTTACGGACTAATGCATGCCGTTCTGTCACTGATCAAAACGGACAGAGACATAGCTGTAGAGCAACGTAAGACCGAGAGAGATGAGGTGATGAGGCAGCTAACTGAATCTGATGACAATGCCTTGTTTGGCGTTATGAGTGGGAAGTTCAGCGAAGGAATGGACTATCCAAACAATCTATTAACATGTGTAATATCTGTTGGTCTGCCTTATGCCACTTGGAACGTGTACCAGAAGGCCTTGATAAAATACTTTGATCAACAATTTCCTGAAAATGGCAGGATGTACGCTTACTTGGCGCCCGCAATACTCCGCCTAATTCAAACCTGCGGACGCGTCCACAGATCAGCTGACGACAAAGGATGCATAGTAATCCTAGACGAACGCCTTTCACACCCAAACATCAAAAAGCAACTCCCTAGTTATTACCAAAAAGAAATGATAACTATAAGAAGCCCAATTGACTGCGCTAACCAGATGAAAAAGTTTTGGAAAGAACCGCACAATGCGCGTTCATAAAATGTGAACAGGATTGCATTTTTTGCTTATAACTCGCGCACACATGAGCCTCTCCCTATAAAACCGACAAAAATTCATTGTACAAAAATAGCAGAAACTTCATTAAAGCAACACAATATAGAGAAGACATGCTTCGAGATTTTAACCTTCTCGTAACAACTACTCGTGGAAATGAAGAAGACGCCTGCTCAGAAGTTTGGTACCTACTAGGCGAAATCGGAGATACCGCAGCAAAAGTTGACAAGACTGGAGTTTCAGGCTTGATAGCAGTGAAAACATCTCTCCCACCCCTGGAGGCCATTGAAAAGCTCCGCGCTATTCTAAGAGAACGCCCCTACGAATTCCGGTATAGCCTTCGCATGATCCCTATTCAGGAAGTAACACGAACAGGCCTAAACGAAATCGAAAGCATCGCCACAAAGCTCTCAGCAGAAATCCGAAAAAATGAAACCTTCCGCATAACTGTCGAGAAACGTTTCACAAATATCTCCAGCAAAGACGTAATCAAAGCTGCTGCGATGAACATCGAACGAAAAGTAGACCTAACCAGTCCAGACAAGATCGTTTTAATCGAAATCGTAGGCGGACTCACCGGAATATCAATCCTTAAACCATCCGACATAATCTCAACAATAAAAGAGAAAATTGAAAGCTAACGTTGAGTAACCAGAATGGCAATGTGCTCAATCACTAGATCAGAAAGAGCCTTCACTTTCCCGTTTCCCTCCGATTTGGTTGCCAACTCCATGTCAGAGATACCGAAGAGTCTTCTAACACGCACAACTTTTTCGTTTGACAAATCGAGAACTGTGTCGTCGCGCTTCCCAGGAACTAATTTTGAAGCTTCTTCTAGAGACTTAGAAGTAACTCCTTCTTCATCCGCCACAATCAATATAGCGATTTGTGACGAATCTTTCTTTATTCCAATTAAATCTAAAGCAACTCTAATCTGCCTTCGAGCAGAAGCATAAAGAAGACATTCAACTGCGAAATTCTTTGAAATATTCGTTCGGTTTTTGAAAGCCTTCAAGGCATTAAGCGTAGCAAAATAAAGATGTTCCCATCCCGCAATCAGCCTAGCATCAAAAAATTGAACATCTACACTGCTCAACTTTTCACGGGTCAGATTGAGAATATAGTTAACATCGCTTATGTGAACATCTCTGAAGCCTGCCATAGCAATGTACTTGTTAAACCCCTCTACTTCCTTTATCATCCAGAACGCTCCGACACTTCTCTGACAAAACGCTCCGCCAATTCTGAGTCAAAACCATACCTTACTAACGTCTGCTTTGCATCTTCAACCGACTTCTCATTTTGCTCGAACTTTTCAATAACCTTTCTCAAAGCTTCTTTTCTTTCCCAAGGAAAAATTATCCAATCGCGAGTCGTTTTCTCATAATAGTCTGGCTTCGTGATGCTCCATGGCTTGTAATAGAGCGTTGCAATTTTGAGGCTTCTAGCTCCTTGCTCAAGAAGATGGGTTTTAACTAGGTGAAGGCTTTTACCAGTATCAGAAACATCATCAACAACAAGCACTTTTTTACCCTTAACATTAACTGAAACCGACTGAGTTATCACCGGTTCTCTCTTCGTCTCCGCTACACCTAGATAAAATTCTGCCTTTACGTTGGCGATTTCTGGATTTTCCAACAGATCTGACAAAACTCTTGCAGGGATCCAACCGCCCCGTGAGACTCCCACAATGACATCGGAGTTGAACTCATCGTCTAGAATTTTCCGAGCTAAATCTAAAAGCATCGCATAAATCTGCTCCCATGTGGGAACCTCAAACTTTTCATCCTCCTGCAATTTTGCAAATCTCTCCTGAAAGCTAGAAGAATAAGGAAAACAAGTCTGGATTTAAATGTTTACAGTCTTCAGAAACCGACTAATTCTGGTACATGTTACGCAGAGACCCAAACTTTAAAGGGCTACTGAAAAGGTTTTAATGAAAACAAAAGTGCAAGCCAGAAGGTAGAGTAACGATGGTAGAATTCAAAATCAATGGCATTCCAGTTGAAGACACCTTCTGTGAAACTTTTACGGTGCGCATAGCTAGGATACTCATAACGTCAGTGAACAGGAAATGGGCTTTAGAATCATCATTGGAAGCTAAGGGCCTCGGCAGATCGGCCACTATTCCCCCTTCAGAAGCTTCAATAGAGGCGGAAGTTAACCCTGAGGAGACTCCAGATGGAAAACCTGGCTTTGTAGTTCAAATTCTTGACAGAAAGCTAGAGCAACTGAAAAAATGGCTCATAGTTAGAATAAGAAAAGGAGTCATTCCATACCCTAAAACTAATGTCTTTGACGTTTTGCCAAGGGAAATGGCTGAAGAATTCGTTAGCATCAAAGGCACTATTATACAAACCTTCGGGGACGGACACGAAGAGGAAACCGATGCATTTGGAAGGAGAGTTTTCAAAATACCTAGGATGGACGGATGGTTTTACGTAGAAAGAGACTTCGGAATCGCCAAAGGCATGGCTGGTGGCATGTTCCTAATCTTAGCAGAATCTGATGAAGCAGCGCTAGAAGCCGCTGAACGTGCAGTTGAAGGGATAAGAACAGTTCCACATGTAGTTGGGAAGTTTGCGGCTTCCGGAACCAAGGTTAGGGGGAAAAAGTACAAGGACGCTATAGCTACTACTAATGATGCGTATTGCCCATGCCTAGCTCGAAAAGAAGGGAGCAAGATTCCAGACGGCGTAAAATGTATTTACGAGGTTATAGTGAGCGGGTTAACGCTGGAGAACGTTAGCAGGGCAATGAAGATCGGCATAGAGAATGCCACAAGGGTCCATGGAGTGATAAAAATAACTACTACAAACTATGGTGGAACGCTAGGTAAGGGAAAAATTTTTCTTCGCAGCCTTTTCGACTCTGAGAGTTAGAGAAGAAACGTCAATTGAGAGAAACATTGAAGAAATATAATAAAGGAGAAGCACTTCTCGATTAGGCAGGGAAACAAGCATGCCAGAAGCCACAGAACTGATTCAAAAGGAAAAAGTGAAAGAGATAGCATTACAGTTTACAGACATATCCGGCATCCTACATTCTCTTTGGATACCCTCTCAACTCTTCTCAAGGGTAGCTGAAGGAGGCATACATGTAGACGGATCATCCATTGGAATGGTGGACATAAGCAGAAGCGACTTGAAGTTAATTCCAGACGAAGAAACATTTACTGTACTGCCCCAAAACGTTTTCACCCAAAGAGTTGCAAGAGTAGTTTGCGATATCTACGAGCCAGATTCTAATACACCATTCCAGCTTGACCCAAGATTCATCCTCAAAAAAGTAATGGATGACGTTAAGAAAAACTTGGGGTCATCTGTAAAGTATTATGCATCTAGTGAAATGGAGTATTTCTTATTTAAAAGAGGCGAAAATGGGCACATCAAATTACTCAACGATGGAGGATATTTGGCTACTCCACCAGCAGATTTCGGTGTTGACTTGAGACTTGAAATCGTAAAAAATCTTGGAGACATAGGCGTTTTGATTGAAAAACACCACCATGAAGTACCTCCAGGGAAGTATGAGTTAGAGTTGGGATTGGAGTTGGGAATTGGAGTTGGAGACTCGGATGCATTAAAGATGGCTGATACTCTTTACCTGGTTAAGTTCCTTGTAAAACTAATGGCGGCCAGAAGAGGACTTATCGCTTCCTTTATGCCGAAGCCTTTTCATGATCAATTTGGGGCTGGGCTGCACACTCACATTACTCTTATAGAGGACGAAAGGGCTGAAAACCTTTTTTATAATCAAGATGAGAGTCACGGTCTAAGCAAAATAAGCTTAAACTTCATAGCTGGCATTTTAGCTCACGCAAAAGCTTTGGTGGCCATAACAAATCCATCCGTTAACTCTTACAAGAGGCTTGTTCCAGGATGGGAGGCGCCTGTTTACATCTCATGGGCAAGGTATAATCGGTCAACCCTCATCAGGATTCCCCCTGGAAAAGAGATGAGAACTAGACTGGAGTATAGACCTACAGACGGGTCATGCAACTTCTATGTGGCATTTGCAGCTATTCTAGCAGCTGGACTAGATGGTATAAAGAGAAAAATCGAACTCCCAGATCCAGTGGAAGAAGACATCTACGAGATGAGCGAAAAAGAAAGGTTAAAAAGAGGCATAGAGGTGCTTCCGGGAAATCTAGGGGATGCTTTAAGGGAACTCTCCGGAGACAAGTGT
Proteins encoded in this window:
- a CDS encoding THUMP domain-containing protein — encoded protein: MLRDFNLLVTTTRGNEEDACSEVWYLLGEIGDTAAKVDKTGVSGLIAVKTSLPPLEAIEKLRAILRERPYEFRYSLRMIPIQEVTRTGLNEIESIATKLSAEIRKNETFRITVEKRFTNISSKDVIKAAAMNIERKVDLTSPDKIVLIEIVGGLTGISILKPSDIISTIKEKIES
- the cgi121 gene encoding KEOPS complex subunit Cgi121, with the protein product MIKEVEGFNKYIAMAGFRDVHISDVNYILNLTREKLSSVDVQFFDARLIAGWEHLYFATLNALKAFKNRTNISKNFAVECLLYASARRQIRVALDLIGIKKDSSQIAILIVADEEGVTSKSLEEASKLVPGKRDDTVLDLSNEKVVRVRRLFGISDMELATKSEGNGKVKALSDLVIEHIAILVTQR
- a CDS encoding phosphoribosyltransferase, whose product is MQEDEKFEVPTWEQIYAMLLDLARKILDDEFNSDVIVGVSRGGWIPARVLSDLLENPEIANVKAEFYLGVAETKREPVITQSVSVNVKGKKVLVVDDVSDTGKSLHLVKTHLLEQGARSLKIATLYYKPWSITKPDYYEKTTRDWIIFPWERKEALRKVIEKFEQNEKSVEDAKQTLVRYGFDSELAERFVREVSERSG
- a CDS encoding formylmethanofuran--tetrahydromethanopterin N-formyltransferase (catalyzes the transfer of a formyl group from formylmethanofuran to tetrahydromethanopterin tetrahydromethanopterin): MVEFKINGIPVEDTFCETFTVRIARILITSVNRKWALESSLEAKGLGRSATIPPSEASIEAEVNPEETPDGKPGFVVQILDRKLEQLKKWLIVRIRKGVIPYPKTNVFDVLPREMAEEFVSIKGTIIQTFGDGHEEETDAFGRRVFKIPRMDGWFYVERDFGIAKGMAGGMFLILAESDEAALEAAERAVEGIRTVPHVVGKFAASGTKVRGKKYKDAIATTNDAYCPCLARKEGSKIPDGVKCIYEVIVSGLTLENVSRAMKIGIENATRVHGVIKITTTNYGGTLGKGKIFLRSLFDSES
- a CDS encoding glutamine synthetase beta-grasp domain-containing protein, translating into MPEATELIQKEKVKEIALQFTDISGILHSLWIPSQLFSRVAEGGIHVDGSSIGMVDISRSDLKLIPDEETFTVLPQNVFTQRVARVVCDIYEPDSNTPFQLDPRFILKKVMDDVKKNLGSSVKYYASSEMEYFLFKRGENGHIKLLNDGGYLATPPADFGVDLRLEIVKNLGDIGVLIEKHHHEVPPGKYELELGLELGIGVGDSDALKMADTLYLVKFLVKLMAARRGLIASFMPKPFHDQFGAGLHTHITLIEDERAENLFYNQDESHGLSKISLNFIAGILAHAKALVAITNPSVNSYKRLVPGWEAPVYISWARYNRSTLIRIPPGKEMRTRLEYRPTDGSCNFYVAFAAILAAGLDGIKRKIELPDPVEEDIYEMSEKERLKRGIEVLPGNLGDALRELSGDKCIQETLGITFCQKFLEIKTKEWRDFNVAVHEWERTRYLDV